The following proteins are encoded in a genomic region of Ornithodoros turicata isolate Travis chromosome 6, ASM3712646v1, whole genome shotgun sequence:
- the LOC135396914 gene encoding BRO1 domain-containing protein BROX-like, which yields MAFWFHRNPLKATALVNFDLKMVAMDSQAMKLCSDLRQARNHLLELLTDAAHEPSTIEAALTRYLSLLSGLLIAPDEKGGESKLRHSTRFRWTQSMLGNSPLVQSDAVFELISVCQNVGIWFMKRAAHVASKEDINMDEAKEVHTCLRKAAGYFQSMKDKYVGQLREQPVPGSDMDLHVTSAYISQCTAEAQEVTIGRAIEMKHAPGLISALAHETSKMYTSAADSLAGLDASKFGRWRKFLVLKAVFYLSYAYCYAGENLLAQEKCGDAIRALQESHKCYGDAQQIIKQYSTMKGLGTIAKMDQHLFFRKLAPLVKRTLEKCERENGFIFHQKVPKDAPQLELRATYGLVSPEDFQLPPHDPQWTPIVYAAFFVQSQVQDPANSKAATKAEGDLPPVHEKNVPPSSSDPKTSSGCTLQ from the exons ATGGCATTCTGGTTTCATCGAAATCCTTTAAAGGCTACTGCACTTGTCAATTTCGATCTAAAGATGGTAGCGATGGACAGTCAAGCGATGAAACTGTGCAG TGACCTGCGGCAGGCTAGGAATCACCTTCTCGAGCTCCTCACGGATGCTGCCCATGAACCAAGCACAATAGAAGCGGCACTTACGAGATACCTGTCACTTCTATCCGGACTGCTGATCGCTCCTGACGAGAAGGGTGGAGAAAGCAAACTGCGACACAGTACTAGATTCCGCTGGACACAGAGCATGCTGGGAAACTCTCCCCT AGTACAGTCTGATGCAGTGTTTGAGCTCATCTCAGTTTGCCAGAATGTTGGAATCTGGTTCATGAAACGTGCTGCACATGTGGCATCCAAGGAAGA CATCAACATGGATGAGGCAAAGGAAGTGCACACGTGCTTGCGTAAAGCCGCCGGGTACTTCCAGTCTATGAAG GACAAGTACGTGGGACAGTTACGCGAGCAGCCTGTACCGGGCTCCGACATGGATTTGCACGTGACGTCTGCTTACATTAGCCAGTGCACAGCTGAAGCGCAGGAAG TCACAATTGGCAGGGCGATCGAGATGAAGCATGCCCCGGGCCTGATATCAGCCCTAGCTCACGAGACTTCCAAGATGTACACCTCTGCTG CCGACTCTCTGGCTGGACTCGACGCTTCAAAATTTGGTCGATGGCGCAAGTTCCTCGTCCTAAAGGCAGTCTTCTACTTATCCTAC GCTTACTGCTACGCCGGGGAGAACCTGCTAGCCCAAGAAAAATGTGGTGATGCTATCAGGGCTCTTCAGGAAAGTCATAAGT GCTACGGAGATGCCCAGCAAATCATCAAGCAGTATTCCACGATGAAAGGACTGGGCACCATTGCCAAGATGGACCAACACCTGTTCTTTCGTAAACTGGCTCCGCTCGTGAAACGTACACTGGAGAAGTGCGAGCGAGAGAACGGATTCAT TTTCCACCAAAAGGTACCAAAAGATGCACCGCAGTTGGAACTGAGGGCGACGTACGGATTGGTGAGTCCGGAAGACTTTCAGCTACCACCGCATGATCCGCAATGGACACCTATTGTGTATGCTGCATTCTTTGTGCAATCGCAGGTGCAAGACCCAGCAAATTCG AAAGCGGCCACCAAGGCGGAGGGCGACCTGCCTCCAGTACACGAAAAGAATGTGCCGCCATCATCGTCTGACCCCAAGACATCGAGTGGATGTACCCTGCAGTAG